CCTCAGAGGAACTTAGCGTAACAGCTTTGTGGGTACATTCTTTAGGACTGTTAACACAAATCCTATCTATGCTTGTGGGAAGTCATTTGTAACTGGCTGAGTCCACTTGTTCTGACTTCTGCATCAAAACAAAGTACAACATGACATCTAGTTACTAATGTGAGTTGTTGCTTGCAGAGCAGTAATGAATTATTTGGTAATCAGAATGGCCCTTTACATGTAGatcatttttcagaaaatgctCACCAAAATGTGGAAAGGGTACCTGAGGCATTTCTGTATCCTGAGGCTACCTGCTATCTTCTTTATACTTGTGAGGGGTCTGTTCCTACTGAAGCATATTAGTTGTGCTAAGGCAAACCATTTTGGGGATTAACATCTCTATCATTCTTTTCCAGATATTAGTTAAGAACTAAAGTTATTGGGAGGGGCTGGTAAATAAGTCTTCAAGGTAATACAGAAAAGGAGAATGggtctataaattattttctattccgGGGGACAATTGCTTAGGAATGTGGGAGGCCATTGGTATGATGTTGTGAAAGTCTCATGGTTTTTACATTAACATTCTGTCTTCTAATAGGAACTTGGCCTGCttaactttctgttttcttctgtagccATAATGACTTTGTTGCCATCTTAGACCTCCCTGAGGGAGAGCACCAGTACAAGTTTTTTGTGGATGGACAATGGGTTCATGATCCGTCAGAGGTAAGGCCTTGATTTCCAAGGGTAACCATTAACTTAACTGTGTCCTTTTGGCTATTATTCCCCTTGGTGTCAAATGTCATTGCTGTCAGGATTGATGGGGCCCTACACTGGAGGATTTCTCTCTTGATTAAAGATGGAAGTGCTGAGtatgatcatttttaaaataggagaaTTAGATGGAAGAGATGAATTTGAAACCGGGTTTATGAATTGTTTCCATCCATTGTTTCAGCCTGTGGTTACCAGTCAGCTTGGCACGATTAACAATTTGATCCATGTCAAGAAATCTGACTTTGAGGTGTTTGATGCTTTAAAGCTAGATTCAATGGAAAGCTCAGAGACATCTTGTCGAGGTAAGTTTGTAGTATTTGCTCTTTCTTGATGTGTTCTTATAACGCATGTTCCTTCCCAAGGGTAGTTTTCGTTcttttgctttaatgtttatttattttgagagagagagagagagagagagagagagagagaatgaatgggggagggggagagagagagtgagagttccaagcaggctttttgctgtcagtgcagagcccgatgtggggcttgatccatgaactgtgaggtcatgacccgagccaaaaagcaaaaatcagatgctcaacaagctgagccacctaagcaccccttgtttgttttttccttttctccttaggaatcttctttttttttttttttttttttttatcctcagGAATCTTCTGaatcatatatatgttttatatacatataatttgtataaatttttgGGCAACCCTTGAGCATAAGCCATTTGTCCATTTTGGTCCTAGatgagtatatgtgtgtgtatgcgtaaatatatatgtatatatacatgtatacgtaaatatatatgtatatatacgtatatatatttacgtatacatgtatatatgtgtgtgtatacatatgtatatatacaaatacacatgtatatatgtatatatatgcatacacacaacaTATATATGAATcgtatatatgttttatatatgtatatatgtaaaatttgttaatatatatatttttgtctataTACGTGTTTGTCCTGTAAACATTTAGGTCTCCTCTGAGACAAGAAAAACCTCAGTCTAGTGAAtttcatttcaaacttttttttttaatgtttaatgttagtttattttttgagagagagagagagagagagcgcgcgtgcatgagcagggaaggggcaaagagagaagacccctaatctgaagcaggctccaggctctgagcccaatgcagggctcaaattcacaaggcgtgagattatgacctgagccaaagttggatacttacggactgagccacccaggcgccctcatttcaaattttttaatgaggATCTACAGCAAGACATTTGTTTTACATTGTAACccaattctctccctccctccctctctctctctccccccctccctctctctctctccctccctccttctctctctctccctccctccttctctctctctcttgctcactcactcgcacatacacatacacacctgtAACACAAGTCTCATAGCAGAATGTGTGCCTTTGTTACATGCAATGtactctattttctgttttatcctttctttcatagGCCTATAGTTTAAAAAGCTATTTCTAGGGACACATGGGTAGCTAAGTGCATGGTTAAGTAAGTGCATGGctaagttaagcgtctgactcttgattttggctcaggtcatgatttcatgatcatgagatcgagcccctcactgggacccacactgagcatggagcccgtttcagattccctctccctctccctctgcttttccctCGCTCACAGACTTTCACATgggctttgaaaaaaatcaatagtggaggcgcctgggtggctcagtaagttgagcatccgacttcagctcaggtcatgatctcacagttcgtgagttcgagccccgcgtcgggctctatgctgacagctcaggtcctggagcctgcttcagattctgtgcctccctctctctgctcttcccctgctcatactctgtctctctctcaaaataaagattaaaaaaaaaatttttttttcataaaaaaataaatagtgaaataaaaGCCTATTTCTAGTaatatttcaagttttcattGACCCTTTGGCAGTATCACTCAGCTGAGGCTAGTTGTGTCTGGTTTGCCTTGTTTAGATGCATTAGCTTAATCCTGCTGGTTTGATAGCTTAGCTGGCAGTTTTATAGGGCCCTCCAAGTATGGCAGTCTTCAGGCgggggtgaagggagggagggttacaaaaaccccacaattcttttgtgtgtatattaACTGCATTATAAgttttgggttaaaaaaaaaaaaaattccttaggggcacctgggtggctatgtcggttgggcatctgacttcggctcagttcgtgatctcacactctgagtttgagccccacgtcagggtctgtgctgacagctcagagcctggagcctgcttcagattctgtgtctccctctctctcagcccctcccccactcatgctctctctctctctctctcgctctctccttcaaaaataaacatttaaaaaataaattccttggTAGAGGAAAAGACctgtatctttttgtttctccTAATACTACTTTTTCCATGGATTTCATCACATTGACTATAGCATCAGAAGAGTGATGTGCTCAGCACACTCACGGTTACCATTTTATTACATTACAACAAAGGCTGTACCGGTCTAAAGAACGGTGCACTGTGTTCCCAGTGAGTGCAGTTTTCCCTTGTGAGTTCAGAGCCTGCCCCTGCTACTCACTGGCTTTGAATTCATGGACAGGTCCTTCAACCTTTTTCCGTAAGTGCAGTATATTAGAATATCAGGGCACAAGGGTGGCTTATGTAGCTTCTAAGAGACCAATCAATGGTACCATAATTGTCTGTCTATGAAAATCAtacaaatattgtttttattatataatctCAGAACATAAAGTTGGACATTCTTCTTGACTGGTTAGGCAGTGACCAAAAGAGTTTAGTAATACTGAATTAAATGATGAGACTGCTTGCAGCCCTCCACTTTTGCATTAGAGGATTCTGGCAAAGCAGCCAGTGAACATATACCCATTATTATACAGAAAGAGGACCGGCATACTTTtgatattctctcttcctcctttaacCCAGTTTCCAGTTTCCTGATCTCCTTTGTGCCTGTatggatttgcctactctggaccTTTCATATAAACGGGATCACACAATACGTGGTCTTTgatgtttggcttctttcacttagcaggttttcagggttcatccatgttttaatgtgtatcagaactttttttttttttttttaagtttatttttgagagagagagaatgggagaaggagagggagggaatcccaagcaggcagggcttgaactctcgaatcctgagatcatgacctgaaccaaaatcaagagttggatgcttaaccagctgagctgcccaggcgctcCAATACTTCACTCCTTTTTGTGacaataaaattccattgtatagatatatcaTTCTGTTTACCTGttagctgatggacatttggatcatttccactttttgtcaattataaacaatgctgttcTGGACATTGTGctcaagtttttgtgtgaacatgttttcatttcctaagAGTGTAATTGCTGGGCCATCGGATAACTTTACATTTAACTTTTGAAGGAATTGGCCACCTGTTCTCCAAAGCTATTGTACTATTCCCTCCGGCAACAGGATGGtacaaaggttccaatttctccacatcctcaccaataattatttaaaaaaaatttttttttaatgtttatttagttttgagagtgagagagaaagagagcacaagctggggaggggcagagagagacacacacacacaggatccaaggcaggctccaggctccaggctccgagctgtcagcacagagcccagtgcagggcttgaactcatgaaccgtgagatcatgacctgagccgaagttaacagactgagccacccaggcgccccaccaacaATTAttattgtgtcttttttattatagccatcttaATGAGTGTTAAGTGGTATCTAATTCTGcttttggtttacatttccctaaCAACTACTTCAGTGTTAGTAATCTTGTCCTCACTGTTGCAATCATTGTAGCATCAGCAATCTTAAGAGTGTATATCCTTGTTGTCTGTTGCttgggtgtttaaaaaaaaaaaaaaaaaagaaatcttaatttttttcacattgtttGACAGTTCACAAACAATCTGTTTCTCATTTGAAACATCTGTTATCTCATTTGATTGCTATAAAGACATTGTGAAATAGGGTAGAgctattactttcattttatgaatgaagaaacTGACTGTAGTAGGAGGATTTGTCCCAGGTCATACAACTGACATTAGAGTAGCTTTTCTCTGAACCTACAACTTTGACTCCTCATCCCCTCTTCTGTCCTCCCCATCATGTTGCCATGTTGAGGAATTTCATGTTCAGGATGACTCAGACTCTTTGCCTTACAGTTGTAGAGCCAGCAGCTTATAAGTTTATGATCTATGATTTCTACCATATTTAATATTAGCTGCCATGTATTGACAGTTTTTTTCACGCACTTTTACTAGTTCTGCAATTTTCCCTtatatttgggtaaatatcttCCAGACCTTTCCAGCTCTCCCCCAGGGCCTTATGGTCAAGAAATGTACGTGTTTCGATCCGAGGAGAGATTCAAATCCCCACCCATCCTACCTCCTCACCTTCTTCAAGTTATTCTTAACAAGGACACTAATATATCTGTGAGTATCCTGAAAGGAttgctggggcatctgggggtTACTAGAACCATCTGATCCAAAGTTAGTAATCATAGAGGTCAGGATTATTACAAAGCTGTGTTGAGAATATAAATCATGTGTATATCAATAGCATTACAGATCCTTTTTTCCAGGGCTGAGTTGTTACTTTTCCAGCTATTGATATCAAAATTCATAGTTACCTTCTGATCGTAATAAATTAGACCCAGAACCATAGATTGTTAGAAGTCCCAGAAACTGGGACTTCTGTTCCAACAGAAGATAAGGCATATTTATCATTTGGGAGTATACAAAAGGAGTATAAGGGGTttgggtttgtgttttttccccgTATACTTGATATCTCTAGTCAGTTCACTTGATTCCCACTAAGGTTTTTGTCTCCTAACACAAATCTTCTGTACGTGTTGTGggcaagatttttgttttcactcttattaAGGGAGATAAATAGATGCAAAGGCTTAGGGTTTGCCCTGGACTCAGAATTTTCCTAATTCTCTGTAATGAGAACAAATGATTGATATATAGTATCacttaaaagaaatatacattcTAGTTTAGAGTTtctcaacagttttttttttttaatttttttcatgtttatttatttttgagagagagaaagcatgagcagggaaggggcagagagagggggagacacagaatccaaagcagaccccaggctctgagtggtcagcacagagcccgacatgaggccggaactcacgaactgtgagatcatgacctgagccaaagtcagacgctaaaccgactgagccacccagccgcccctcagAAGTTTCCAAAGAGCTCTGAGGAAGAGTAAACTGGTTTAAAACTGTGCATTTAATCccatttagtgatttttttctttcttagtgtgACCCAGCCTTGCTTCCCGAGCCCAACCATGTTATGCTGAACCATCTCTATGCATTATCCATTAAGGTGAGTAGTGGGCCTGGCTCTTCCCCAAAATGAGAGGGAAGGGGTAACACATGTTCTCCAGTGGTAATTTGCCCTGCTACCTCACTGAAGCTAAAGCAGGCCGTAATGGTCAAATTGTAGGAGAAGTTTCTTAACTAGTaggtggatttttttgtttggttgtttattttaaatcttagtcCCTATCCTACGTTCTGGCTAGCTGAATTGCCCTGTGACTTAATGAACCTTTTTCCTTCCTGGTTTCTTTTTGGATAGCTATAACCTTTGTACCACCTACTTAATTAAATTAGAGTTCATAGCACTAGGATTTCATTGCAGACAAAGCAAGTTTATCTTACCAGTTTGGAGAATCCTCAAATATGACTAAGGCTTTTGCTTTCTAAAGGTGGATAGGAGCTGCTGTCGGGTGCTTCAGTCACATATACCCACTGATTGCATCTCTCCTCTACACTAGGTAAAGGGGAAATGTGACCAGATTTGCTCTGTCACCTCCAACTCTTAGCGTTCTCCTTAGTTTTTCTGCTGCCTCGGAGTCTGGGTTGAAAATTATGCATTCAGTCCCATCACATCTTTGTGGTTTGGCTACTGGAGTAAAGTTTTAGGTAGCTCTGTAGTTACCAAACTAGGCTCATTGTCAGAATTACCTGGGGAAGtttgtaaaaatacagattcaaagccTGCATCCCCAAAGATTCTGAATAAGTATGTCTAGGATAGAGCCCCGGTAATTGTTTTTTAAGctgcttttatttcttagatGTGCAGCCAGATTAAGGAAATCACTGATACAGCTGTCTTTAACAGATTATGTGatacttttcaaatatatatattattgaatttaaattttataataaccTTGTGaggtaagtattatttttaacccctgttttatagataaagaaactaaggctcagagaaggtcaTATTGCCAGTAAGTACCGGCGAGAGGACTGAGGTCCTCCTGTCCTCATTCCATGTTCTTTTCTAGTGGTCACTGCACCAGGTCTTTCCAAGTAGGTCTTTCTGTCACCTGCTCCTCATTTTTACCAGACCCTTCCTGGAGCGgagttttggtttattttattttatttttttaacctgccTCGCTTCTGTCATATTTAGGCTGTGATCAGCACACTCTGGTCACAGAATGTTAATCTGAGAAGTATTCATTGTAGATACTACAGCATACGGGAAAATAGGAAGATGCACTGGGATTAGACTGAATTTTGCCTCCTGTAACTGCTGTTTGGCTCTCAATTGATGCTCACAGGCCTGCCCTCTCCTCCTATGGCATGCCCTGAGGCTGCAACACAGCCGGGGAAAGAGTACCTCTTACTCTTCATAttgattctgactcaggtcagtgtcttgattactgtagttctGCTTGGccttgacccattcattcttggTTCTGTCAGATTGTTTAGGCTGTTTGGATCCACTGGATTGaatatctttccaaagaagattttGGGGTCCACTTTGTTCAGAGAGAGGGATTCCTGAGTTTTCCTCTTGATTAGAATGAACTTTTTAAGTTCATTCCTGGTATTAAATGGAAATTAGACCTGCTTTGGGGCTTGGAAAGGTCAGGGTGGGGGATCACTGTCCTTTCTTCTCAGTGCATTTTAGACTTTCTTCTAAAACtgaatgtcaaaatattttttcttttttcttttttctttttccatgcaaGTTTTAATTAAGCCCAATATTCAAATCTGAGGTAGGGAAAGGAGTGAGGTAGGAGACTAATATTTCTTCGgcacctattatgtgtcaggtacCGTGCTAGATATTCTCATATAATCATCACCTTAATGGTAGGTGTTATCCTTTGTAATAATGAGGGAAAAGGCTTAGAGGCATCAAGTAGATTACTCAAGGCCACAAACAGAGTTACAGGAGGAGTCAGGATTGGAACTTAAGTTGAACGGACTCCAAAACCAACCTATTTCTATAATTTCCAACTATCTCTGTTAAAAGTGAGTGACTGAAACACTGATGGCTGGGAAGAGCCGCCTGTTGCCTAAACTAATGAATTAGCTGCATGTTTCTTTCCCCTGCAGGACAGTGTGATGGTCCTTAGCGCAACCCATCGCTACAAGAAGAAGTATGTCACTACTCTGCTGTACAAGCCCATCTGAAGGGATCCCTTCCTGCCTCCGGGATTCAAGAGAAGCATCTCCCTTGCCTTTCTGGACTGGACCAGTCTTCACCGGAGACTGGAAGGCTAACTTGCTTTGAGGCTGATGTGTGTGTTTCAGAGCCTTTGAGTAGGATGCTCTGCTTTTGCATCTGATTGCAGATGAGAGCTTTATGAGttcatggaatttattttaagaaaaaaaaattatatatatatacatatacatatatgagagGAAGGTTAATGGAAGCCTCCTAGCTAGATGTGTTCTCTCTGCCTATGGGGACTCCCCAAGACCTGTTTGGGGGAGCCGCAGGAAGGACCATTACAGGAAGCTTGTTTCCTAAAATGAACGAAGAGCCA
Above is a window of Panthera uncia isolate 11264 chromosome C1 unlocalized genomic scaffold, Puncia_PCG_1.0 HiC_scaffold_4, whole genome shotgun sequence DNA encoding:
- the PRKAB2 gene encoding 5'-AMP-activated protein kinase subunit beta-2 isoform X1; the encoded protein is MGNTTSDRVAGERHGAKAARSEGAGGHAPGKEHKIMVGSTDDPSVFSLPDSKLPGDKEFVSWQQDLEDSVKHTQQARPTVIRWSEGGKEVFISGSFNNWSTKIPLIKSHNDFVAILDLPEGEHQYKFFVDGQWVHDPSEPVVTSQLGTINNLIHVKKSDFEVFDALKLDSMESSETSCRDLSSSPPGPYGQEMYVFRSEERFKSPPILPPHLLQVILNKDTNISCDPALLPEPNHVMLNHLYALSIKDSVMVLSATHRYKKKYVTTLLYKPI
- the PRKAB2 gene encoding 5'-AMP-activated protein kinase subunit beta-2 isoform X2, translating into MGNTTSDRVAGERHGAKAARSEGAGGHAPGKEHKIMVGSTDDPSVFSLPDSKLPGDKEFVSWQQDLEDSVKHTQQARPTVIRWSEGGKEVFISGSFNNWSTKIPLIKSHNDFVAILDLPEGEHQYKFFVDGQWVHDPSEPVVTSQLGTINNLIHVKKSDFEVFDALKLDSMESSETSCRDLSSSPPGPYGQEMYVFRSEERFKSPPILPPHLLQVILNKDTNISCDPALLPEPNHVMLNHLYALSIKIKKLRLREGHIARQCDGP